In Salvia miltiorrhiza cultivar Shanhuang (shh) chromosome 4, IMPLAD_Smil_shh, whole genome shotgun sequence, the DNA window AGGGTAATGTCATCTTTTATGTTCGGACCGTGTTTTGGAAGTGTTATGGCGATGCACTTTTGTGTGGTAGTTAATGCATGCATTTCAGGCCCATGTTGAAAGCATTAAGAAGACTCATCTGCGTGAATTGATGAGCGACACGAAGAGATGCCAGTCCATGATGGTGTATGATGCTTGTTTCTCTTCATGTTTAAAATTTACAAGAAAGAGTTGATTTTGATGTAAAATGGTGTTGAATTtggattttatttctttgtgaTGCCAGTGAGTTTGATGGGTTATTGTTGGATTACTCAAGGCAATGTGCCATTGTCGATACATTCAATAAGCTCAACAAATTAGCAGAGAGGTTCGTTAATCGTGAAACACATTCTCATACATAATTCTCCAACGGTTATTGGATTATCTCTCACATTCTCTATTGTTTGTTTGCTAGGGGATTATCTCTCACATGTTTGGTCAGAACTTTATTATTTCTTCCTTCACAAATTTTACTTACTAATGTGATCTTGATCAGTTGATCTGTTTCTACCTGGCTTGGCCTTTGTTGCTTTTTGGCCCACAAGAACTAAGATTTTCAATTGATTTTGTAAAGGATATATTGTAGTTTAATGTTATGTACGTTAGTTTATCAATGCCATGACCCCTTCATGATTGCAGTCTCGAGAGGCCGCGTCAATGGTTCCAGGGAAGACTGTTGATTTTCAGCGCAAGAAAATCAAAGGTCAGTAGCTCGTCATAGGTGTCCTCATTTAGCTAATTAGCTTCCCAGAACTTATATGAATATTATAAAAAAGTCCTAGATTGAAATGGGGGATAATTCCTTATTTTTTTCTTTGCTTACCTGGCTTTGTATGCCTTTCACTCCCTCAGGAAGTCTCAGGAAGCTTGACGAGCAGCCTGAGTGGCTGAAAGGGGGCAAACTTCGAGACTATCAGCTTGAAGGTCTTAACTTTCTTGTTAACAGGTGCGGACATGGTTCGAAGTGGATTTATTCTGAACAAATTATCTTCTTAAACTTTTATCATTTGCTTTCTACTTGAGAAGCAGTGCTGATCAGTGACTCTTTTGCAGCACAGCTGGAGAAATGATACCAATGTAATTTTAGCTGATGAAATGGGTCTTGGTAAAACTGTTCAGTCAGTTTCAATGCTTGGTTTTCTGCAGGTACATAATGTTGCAAGTCAGCTTTGAAAAATTTCCAATGTTTTCATGTTTTGATAGCATTGCTGATTCATAATCATTTCTGCAGAATTCTCAGCAAATTCAAGGACCATTTCTTGTTGTTGTTCCTTTATCTACCTTGTCTAATTGGGCAAAAGAGTTTAGAAAGTGGTTGCCTGAGATGAATGTTATTATATATGTTGGAACTCGTGCTAGCCGTGAGGTGGGTTGAGATATTGTTTTTGTTACATTTTGTTTTATATTAG includes these proteins:
- the LOC131021131 gene encoding protein CHROMATIN REMODELING 5-like, which translates into the protein MVPGKTVDFQRKKIKGSLRKLDEQPEWLKGGKLRDYQLEGLNFLVNSWRNDTNVILADEMGLGKTVQSVSMLGFLQNSQQIQGPFLVVVPLSTLSNWAKEFRKWLPEMNVIIYVGTRASREVG